In Desulforhopalus sp., a single window of DNA contains:
- a CDS encoding chemotaxis protein CheD encodes MRRIAANHCNSVYLKPGEVIISQNPILVSTILGSCIAVTLFSPSKKIGAICHAMYPRNPIAADHTNVHYVDTAIAFICKKMFEYTGKSDLIVKLFGGAKVLAGSEYGDTRKSIGDQNILQAKIALAQFGMAIATSDIGGSRGRKLLFSMMTGDVYLRRLRLASNTMCIGE; translated from the coding sequence ATGAGACGGATTGCCGCCAACCATTGCAATAGTGTCTACCTCAAGCCGGGGGAGGTTATCATCTCCCAAAATCCCATCCTGGTCAGTACCATCCTCGGATCATGCATCGCCGTCACCCTGTTTTCCCCCAGCAAGAAGATCGGGGCCATCTGCCACGCTATGTACCCGCGCAATCCAATAGCGGCAGACCATACCAACGTCCATTATGTCGACACGGCCATTGCCTTCATTTGCAAAAAAATGTTTGAATATACCGGGAAATCCGACCTCATCGTCAAGCTCTTCGGCGGGGCGAAGGTGCTCGCCGGCAGCGAATATGGCGATACTCGCAAGAGCATTGGCGACCAAAATATCCTCCAGGCAAAAATTGCCCTGGCACAGTTCGGCATGGCCATCGCCACCTCCGACATCGGCGGCAGCCGGGGACGCAAGCTGCTGTTTTCGATGATGACCGGCGACGTCTACCTGCGAAGGCTGAGACTGGCCAGCAACACCATGTGCATAGGAGAATAG